In Sphingobacterium thalpophilum, a genomic segment contains:
- a CDS encoding GLPGLI family protein, translating into MIKKIYLTLIICCLYGLSLQAQYAYFGSRGTISFDKVTYTKARIRQMSNDMNSKGMDRGMGMMEYLDKLPDSHTEKLNFYFDENSTLLMPEESEGTEKQRAEVKMAAPTISSANGRRGRSQGAARSGGNQRGQFRAGANKNGKVLYQDLKAGTADIQLDIDEKYILSETLDSITWRFTEEFRNIAGVNCRRVNGATKDSLYLIAYYSEEIPVSAGPALSHGLPGMILGLVIPEMHIQYWATNIAYTNKLIPSDWRDKKSKKMKLAEFSEIFGRYMPRNRQNESAKKRILEQLVY; encoded by the coding sequence ATGATTAAAAAAATATATTTAACACTAATCATCTGCTGCTTGTATGGTTTATCCCTTCAGGCACAATACGCCTATTTTGGAAGTAGGGGTACCATCAGTTTTGACAAAGTTACCTACACAAAAGCACGCATACGGCAGATGTCCAACGACATGAACTCGAAAGGAATGGACAGGGGTATGGGAATGATGGAATATCTCGACAAGCTACCGGATTCACATACAGAAAAATTAAACTTCTACTTTGATGAGAATTCTACCCTGTTGATGCCCGAGGAAAGCGAGGGTACCGAAAAGCAACGTGCTGAAGTAAAAATGGCTGCACCTACGATAAGTTCGGCAAATGGCAGAAGGGGCAGATCTCAGGGTGCGGCCCGAAGCGGAGGAAACCAAAGGGGGCAGTTTAGAGCTGGCGCCAACAAGAATGGCAAGGTCCTCTACCAGGATCTGAAAGCTGGTACAGCAGACATCCAGCTTGATATCGACGAAAAATACATTCTTTCGGAAACATTGGACAGCATCACTTGGCGTTTCACCGAAGAGTTCCGCAATATTGCTGGTGTAAATTGCCGTAGAGTCAACGGTGCCACCAAAGACTCACTTTATCTGATTGCCTACTATTCGGAAGAAATCCCCGTATCGGCCGGACCAGCCTTGAGCCATGGCCTCCCGGGAATGATATTGGGTCTTGTCATCCCAGAAATGCACATTCAATATTGGGCTACCAATATCGCCTATACCAATAAACTTATTCCTTCTGACTGGCGGGATAAGAAATCAAAAAAAATGAAACTTGCCGAATTTTCGGAAATCTTTGGCAGATATATGCCACGCAATCGCCAAAACGAGTCAGCAAAAAAAAGGATATTAGAGCAACTGGTGTATTGA
- a CDS encoding TonB-dependent receptor: protein MKRLVQLILLLFIVINSAYSQINIKGRILDKADDKPLTNASIILLNRDSVLRYFNRANEEGKFQVKNIKPGSYIILATYPKFELYSDTIQIADKDLDLHDIKINSQRNVLQEVIVTRRLPITLKGDTIEYDAASFATEKNAKLEDLLRRLPGFTVTGDGSITAQGKSVQKVFIDGEEFFGYDPKIAIRNVRADAVDKVQLYEKKSEEAELSGIDDGVRIQTVNVVLKEKARKGVFGNMEALAGSKELYAGNLFAAKFNKTERIGITASHNNMGSSSGREGSLRMNNQITGEPLNTNLGANYENQFFKKALKVNANYGYDNNSNRNHSETYNKNVLPDESIQEKNSKNDNERHSRSNGLRSNLNMRLDSTQTMDLQSNANWATNANLTYTDSKTGDGSGNPISDFRENNQSNSSSSNNNFRLNYRKRLKAGRSVNLMVGNNHKESNSDSKVYSRTYFYKTGDSTIIDQDRHGRTSGNDFNSSINFNNRISDYINLALGYSFNHSKNTNTQNSIDNITQKFDSLYSQNQIDNNTNQGVNVNFSYRREKLEINFSNRTFYKNQKLNDSYRSIDLARNFWDNNLNVDANYRLSNSKNIRLAYQSSNIIPSFDQLQPLQPQTNPLFQQVGNPDLKRAVNNNISANYNAFSLLKGTNININGNLSFVNNPIVNKTTILDNSAQISTYENLSGKSNWNGGLNINHMQPLANRRINFNKSANVRFNNSYSYTKFEGGQSGGEFLLNNAKNTNFSLGSSLNEQDSEGFDFDLSANAGFNIQQNSINTQYNATSFQGGTSAYVKYFLPKKFNVMANLFYSYTGPTKLYKKSINQFYTNIELEKKVLKDESMTLSVKAFDLFNTFNNTRRNASDTNYSESVQQVLTQYFLVGVKWDFNKYLGKGND from the coding sequence ATGAAAAGATTAGTTCAATTAATACTTTTACTATTTATCGTCATCAACAGTGCTTACTCCCAAATAAACATCAAGGGGAGGATTCTAGACAAGGCGGATGACAAGCCCCTGACCAATGCTTCCATTATTTTACTGAACCGCGATTCAGTCCTCCGTTATTTTAACCGAGCCAATGAAGAAGGAAAATTCCAGGTCAAAAATATCAAACCCGGGAGCTACATTATTTTGGCCACTTACCCTAAATTTGAACTATATAGTGATACGATCCAAATTGCAGACAAAGATCTCGACCTGCATGATATCAAAATAAATTCCCAAAGAAATGTGTTGCAGGAGGTGATTGTCACCCGACGTCTTCCAATTACACTGAAAGGCGACACCATCGAATATGATGCGGCGAGTTTTGCAACAGAAAAAAATGCGAAGCTAGAGGATTTACTACGTCGTCTACCCGGTTTCACGGTTACCGGAGATGGAAGTATCACGGCTCAAGGAAAATCTGTACAGAAAGTGTTTATCGATGGGGAAGAATTTTTTGGCTATGATCCTAAAATAGCCATTCGAAATGTACGGGCAGATGCCGTTGACAAGGTGCAGCTCTATGAGAAAAAATCGGAGGAAGCTGAGCTGTCAGGCATCGATGATGGCGTAAGAATTCAGACAGTTAATGTTGTACTCAAAGAGAAAGCAAGAAAGGGTGTCTTTGGAAACATGGAAGCATTGGCTGGATCAAAAGAATTGTATGCGGGAAATCTCTTTGCGGCGAAATTTAATAAGACTGAGCGGATTGGCATCACCGCGAGTCACAACAACATGGGCAGTTCAAGCGGCCGTGAAGGCTCTCTACGCATGAACAACCAAATTACGGGCGAACCTCTGAACACAAACCTTGGTGCCAATTATGAAAATCAGTTCTTCAAAAAAGCCCTAAAAGTCAATGCCAACTATGGTTACGACAACAACAGCAACAGGAATCACTCGGAGACTTACAATAAGAATGTACTGCCAGACGAGTCCATTCAGGAAAAAAACAGCAAAAACGATAATGAAAGGCATAGTCGAAGCAATGGTTTAAGGTCAAACCTTAACATGCGACTGGATTCCACGCAAACTATGGACCTGCAATCCAATGCCAATTGGGCCACCAACGCTAATCTAACCTATACAGACAGCAAAACGGGCGACGGATCAGGTAATCCGATCAGCGACTTTAGAGAGAACAATCAATCGAACTCTTCAAGCTCTAACAATAATTTTCGGTTAAATTATAGAAAACGGTTAAAAGCGGGTCGTTCCGTCAACCTAATGGTCGGGAATAACCACAAAGAGTCAAATTCAGACAGCAAAGTCTATTCGCGAACCTATTTCTACAAAACAGGAGACAGCACAATTATTGATCAAGATCGGCACGGACGGACTAGCGGAAATGACTTCAACTCGTCAATTAACTTCAATAACCGAATCAGTGACTATATCAATCTAGCTTTAGGTTATAGCTTCAATCATTCGAAGAATACAAATACCCAAAATTCGATAGACAATATTACCCAAAAGTTTGATTCGCTGTATTCTCAAAACCAGATCGACAATAACACCAATCAGGGCGTTAATGTGAATTTTTCCTATCGTAGGGAAAAGTTGGAGATCAATTTTTCCAACCGTACGTTCTATAAGAATCAGAAGTTAAATGATAGTTATAGGTCAATCGATCTCGCCCGGAATTTTTGGGACAACAATTTAAATGTTGATGCGAATTATCGCCTTTCAAATAGCAAAAATATACGTTTAGCTTATCAAAGTTCGAATATCATTCCATCGTTTGATCAGTTACAACCGCTGCAACCTCAGACCAACCCTTTGTTTCAACAAGTTGGTAATCCTGACCTAAAACGTGCGGTGAACAATAATATTTCGGCCAACTATAATGCTTTCAGTTTATTGAAAGGAACCAACATCAATATCAACGGAAACTTATCTTTCGTAAATAATCCGATTGTCAACAAAACAACCATACTGGACAACTCTGCCCAGATCAGTACTTATGAAAATCTATCCGGCAAATCCAACTGGAATGGTGGTCTGAATATCAACCATATGCAGCCTTTGGCCAATCGACGTATCAATTTTAACAAAAGTGCAAATGTTAGATTTAACAACAGCTATAGCTACACCAAATTTGAAGGCGGACAATCCGGTGGCGAGTTTCTGCTGAACAATGCAAAGAATACCAACTTTAGCCTAGGTTCAAGCTTAAATGAACAAGATTCAGAAGGGTTCGATTTCGACCTTTCTGCAAACGCCGGCTTCAATATCCAACAAAACTCGATCAACACACAATACAACGCAACAAGTTTTCAAGGTGGGACCTCGGCCTATGTCAAATACTTTCTACCAAAGAAGTTTAATGTCATGGCCAACCTTTTCTATAGCTACACAGGACCTACAAAACTCTATAAGAAATCAATCAATCAATTTTATACCAATATCGAATTGGAGAAAAAAGTACTGAAAGATGAGAGCATGACACTCAGCGTAAAGGCCTTTGACCTTTTCAACACCTTTAACAACACACGCCGTAATGCGAGTGACACCAACTATTCCGAATCTGTTCAACAGGTATTGACGCAGTATTTTTTGGTCGGTGTAAAATGGGATTTCAACAAATATCTAGGGAAAGGAAATGATTAA
- a CDS encoding thioredoxin family protein, whose translation MTFENYLQQFEDILNHPENHPAYQDDEYYQYTKMNWTRMGRWLKRFEPTSTFEQFVESITEKQQWIIITEPWCGDAAHSVPMLAKMASKNPNIRVDIQLRDSAPFLIDSYLTNGGKSIPILVIRNGQGQDLAVWGPRPQACQELFLKMKAQGADFSEIKEEIQKWYNADKGTEIQKEIQALLEK comes from the coding sequence ATGACGTTTGAAAATTACTTACAACAATTCGAAGATATCTTAAATCATCCTGAGAATCACCCTGCCTATCAAGATGATGAATATTATCAGTACACAAAAATGAACTGGACAAGAATGGGCCGTTGGTTAAAACGCTTTGAACCAACGTCGACTTTTGAACAATTTGTGGAGTCAATTACTGAAAAGCAACAATGGATCATTATTACTGAACCTTGGTGCGGGGATGCAGCGCATTCGGTGCCTATGTTGGCGAAGATGGCCTCAAAAAATCCCAATATCAGGGTGGATATCCAATTGCGTGACAGCGCTCCGTTTCTGATCGATTCTTATTTAACCAACGGCGGTAAATCTATTCCAATTCTAGTGATACGTAATGGACAGGGGCAGGATTTGGCTGTCTGGGGTCCAAGACCTCAAGCTTGCCAGGAGCTGTTTTTGAAGATGAAGGCGCAAGGGGCAGATTTCTCCGAAATCAAAGAGGAGATTCAAAAGTGGTACAATGCCGATAAAGGAACCGAAATCCAAAAGGAAATCCAGGCCTTGCTAGAAAAATAA